The following DNA comes from bacterium.
CCAGACTTCGCGTCCGGCAGCCACAAAGCCGAGGCCGATGAACAGCACCATCAGCCAGGGCGCGGTGCCGAGTTTCTTGTCCAGCCAGTCGCCGATGAAATACCCGATCAGCGGACCAAACAGCAGGACAAACGGGATGGCGGTCAGAAGCC
Coding sequences within:
- a CDS encoding AtpZ/AtpI family protein, whose amino-acid sequence is MKFDSPEKAGRWLRPIGLLTAIPFVLLFGPLIGYFIGDWLDKKLGTAPWLMVLFIGLGFVAAGREVWGLIKRAARETDETDRDRP